The DNA sequence ATCAATAATTGTCAAATATGTAGGAGGATAACTATGGCATAAATATTCTAGAAGGATCGGAAGTTTGGCACAAGAATAATCTAATATGAATCAAGCTTGAGCAGCTTTATCTTCATTACTGTTGGCCACTGATCTATAAAACTAAAAAAGTAAATATATTATATACAGATAATCAGATATACCTAGTTTGAGAATTATTATTGGAAAAATGTTAAAACAtcgtaaaaatttattatttttaattatcagttagtcattaattcaattcttctagtttaataatttaataatatattttataggaGTAATAACATACACCTACTTGCATACAGCGTATTCAATTCGATCCCATCCGATCGGATAGAGTTGTCAACTCGATTTATAGCAGATAGGGTAGGATGCGGGTTGGATTTTCGTGCGGGTCGGGTAGGGTGCAGGTTGAGCTTCAATcctacccgaccaacccgcactctatatattatatatttatataaaaatatgtttcaagtGGATATTGAACtaaagacctctcactaaatgtaAAAGATCCTTAACCTCTAAAAGaatatcattaattgataatttaatatttttttatataaaagtcagttctattttaaattattatgaaattatataataattttgcaTCTTTTTTGTAACCCGCGTGTAGGGTCGGGTACCCACGGGTTGAGAACGGGTAAGGTTAGGGTTGGGATATTCTCAACCCGCAGATAGAGtagggttgagtttatataaaaatctcaacccgcAGATAGGATTAGGATTGACTTCAAACCCTACCATatcctacccattgccacccctaatattttatcttaataatttaataatatattttattctatatttttaaatattaataactaattgataattaaaaataataaattttgatttaataataatagaaaaagggCAAATGACAGTATTAAGCCAGTTTGTATCAGAATTTACGTGATTAAACCAAACGAAAAAATGAGAcataaatcaaccaaaaacatgtctctatgtaattcgaatcaaacaTATTCAAACTAAAATgcttagtaattcgaatcaatccTGTTCGAATTAGTGAGGAAATTTGCACGGTGAATAGTTTGAATCAACCATGTTCGAATTAGTGAAAAAGTTTGCCATGTGAATAGTTCGAATCACCCTCATTCAAACTATGCAAAGTGAAGTTCGAATCTATTTGATTCGATTTATGTGTATGTAATTTGAATTGAGCccatttgaataataataataataataataataataataataataataataataataataataatatggtttAAACATACTTTATTATATTacgttagataaaaattaaactatttaaataaataatttggtGTTTAGAAGTCAagtattagaataattttttaaaaagtatttatcATATTATAAATTCATAATTATGTAAGTATGTGAagcatttattttttaaattaaatgactttcaatattattaaattatcctATTTTTAAATCGGTTAattcattttatatttatatattgtaattatttattttataacgaatacaactaaaattttaataacaattattaaattaaacattattataatgaatactataaaaatttgtaatgtactTGTTACTAACCtatcatataataaaaatttttaaactttataaaatgcaatttttttcatAGACTCATTATCAAActaattgaattcaatttaatATTGGCTCCATATAGATATAATGGTTGATGTATTAAAATAATTGcatgcattaaatttatgctATGGAATTCACGTTCGGTTCAActgatatttataatttttttatactttttgtagtatattttttttataattttttatacttttaagatttagaatttagtttttagtatttataattagtgaaatatttgccaaaaatattaaaaaaattactatataatataaaaaatatactacaaaaagtataaaaaaattataaatatcagAATTCCATAGCATAAATCTAAGGATAAACTCCAGAGAAAAATAAGAGGTTCTTTAAGGATATTCCAACATTTCAGTGTATCAAGTAACAATATTCTAGATGGCTGATCTAACATAAGAATAAGGCAAAGAAACTGGTTCACATATATACATTGCACAAGTTTTTTAGGTTTCATGACAACATTGACAAAGCTAATATGACAGTACCTCATTTTAATAATATACACATTAGTCAAATCTGCAAACTCTGGCATGCAAGCTGACAAAGAAATGCCATCTTATTCTCTTCCACTTCCAATGACAATTGATTTCTCTACACACAAGAAACTGTTCCTTGCTGCTTCCTCCATTGATGATTATTATGAAATATTGACATATTCAGAGTCCCCTGCAGCTGAAAGCAATGCTGCTTCCTCACCTTTGTACACCAacttttttgttcttttaaatCAATTAGCTTTGTACACCTTAACATTGCCCTATGCAGTTGTTAGCATTCCCAACCCCCATTTATTATTGTGGCTAGGAACATATAAATAGCTAGAAAACGGttaatctttttctattttctcgTCCCAATCCCCCTTTGGGCTCTCCAATAAATCACCCGAGTAAGACCCGTCTGGTTGACGAATACATATATTCAAATTGCTGGATAGAAAATTCTCCTGGATGGTAAGAGAGAAACAATCAGAAAAACACTTGAAAAAAGAAATAATTGatcaatatataaattaaacCATTTCCAATTCTAAAgtctacttttcacaatcaagTTTGCAAGACGTATGTATAAGATCAGGATGAATGTGTCCGGTCGGCTCGGCTCTCTTAACAACTCTATTGTCGTCAGAAGTTACCTGATCATTCGTCTCTTGGCCCTCCGAATGAAAGAGAATTGGCCGACACCGCTTATCCTCATTCATTAAGCTTGAATTCTGAAAATGTGTCACAAGTGCAGCCTTTCCTTGTATCCTTGCATACGCCAGTGAGGCAACTTTTTCGCTATTAAACTTCTCCCACTTCTTCCCATTAAATGCCTACATAGACTTTCATATTAATATTTCTCTAGACCATGACAAGTTAAAAATACTTGCAAATTAGGAGTACCAGTTAAAAAACTTTTAACCTTGTATTTATATTTTCAttgttaaaaagaaaagaaatcaaatgtTTCATACAGGCATGTGTTAAACAATGCCCGCCACGTTAACAAATCCTTGCATCACAAACAATGCAGAAGAAAGTTAATTATTTAACAGACAAATAGAAGGTCATGGCATAGATTTTAAACCTCATAGAATGGAATGATGTGTGAAGGAGACACCATATTGATAAAGGCATAACCCACATTACACTTGTTCTGCAAGAAGAAATAGACAATAAGTCAACCTGGCCAAAAGACTCCATTAtcgttgattaaaaaaattattggatTCATATACCTTAAAATCAATTGGCAAGTAGAGAAAGTCATAAGCACCCCGGTGATTCTCATCAATTGCAGCAAGCAGCATCTTCGATGTGTACCTTAAACAATCACAATGAGCAAAACTCATTAATAACTGTTCGTATTAAATTGCTACAATAGAAAACACTTGACTAGGATACTTCTTTAATTGTTCTCACTTGTTAggaatatttttaatcattaaagTCGTCCTTGTATCTTCACCACTGAGGATTTTATCAAGATCAAGTTGGTACAGCTTCTTTGAATCAATTGGGTTTCCACTATTCTCGGGTCGCCTACTTCGAGACAAGCCTTCAGTGTTAGTTGCTCCTGGTCCAGAATAAGAACTGCTTCCGAGAAGCAAAGAACCATGCCTAGGCAGTGACAGCACCCCGAAATTAGGTGAACCATTTTCAGCAGTATTTCCTGAAAGGCCAGCAGAACCACCTAAAGATGCATGACTGCTCCTGTTCATCATAAAACTCCTGTCACTGAGATTTAAATTCCCAAATCCAACTGGGCTCATTAAAGAAGCATCGGGTGATTCTGGGAAGTAGTTAAAATGCCTATCAAAATGAAGGCCAGATGGAGCAGATCCTATATGATGATGGGGCTGGGAACCAAGAAAAGAACTGCGATGACTTGAATATGGAAAACCCTGCCTTTGGCCACTAGAAGTAAATGGATGCCCCAAAGAAGACGAAGACCAACCAGATGTGGTTGAATGCTCAGTATAAAGAGTTGGGCTCCCCCAAAGAAATTGAGGGCCAGACAATGTTCCAATACTTGATGAGCTTGAACTTGATTCGCCAAAGGAAGATATAGGCCTAGGACTTGCATTCACTTTTTGCTCAGGGAAAGACATGGAATGCTGAAAAGCTGTTCCTTGCATTGATCCAGAGTTCACAAATATCTGATTTGCAGCCCTTCCAGGGTCCTTACCAATCGGCGCAATCTTGTTAGATGCATGTGGGGAAAGAATTGCAGCCAATCCAGAAAAATGGTTAGTATTGACAGGGCTGGCATGGCCCAAACCAGGCGACTTGCTAAATGAACCTAGTTGATTATGCTCAACTGGACTACCAAAATGTGCCCAGTTACCTAGCAAGACAATTGCACGAG is a window from the Arachis hypogaea cultivar Tifrunner chromosome 1, arahy.Tifrunner.gnm2.J5K5, whole genome shotgun sequence genome containing:
- the LOC112795124 gene encoding protein MEI2-like 2, whose translation is METQYRDSLSSHGVAGSFKTSSLNVPKKVESNAWGIPHKSNVLHASNDVSLFSSSLPVLPHEKLNLTDSERYGQPIDDHLLTIDKVDKENEENDPFEDFEANVVGNILPDEEELLAGIMDDFDLSRLPSQVEDLDDNDLFGSGGGFEMDFEPQESLNVGMSKLSVSDGVASNGFGHYSIPNGMGTVAGEHPYGEHPSRTLFVRNINSNVEDSELRTLFEQYGDIRTLYTACKHRGFVMISYYDIRDARTAMRALQNKPLRRRKLDIHFSIPKDNPSEKDINQGTLVAFNLDPSVSNEDLRLIFGAYGEVKEIRETPHKRHHKFIEFYDVRAAEAALKALNRRDIAGKRIKLEPSRPGGARRNLMQQLSQELEQDEARTFRHQVGSPVANSPPGNWAHFGSPVEHNQLGSFSKSPGLGHASPVNTNHFSGLAAILSPHASNKIAPIGKDPGRAANQIFVNSGSMQGTAFQHSMSFPEQKVNASPRPISSFGESSSSSSSIGTLSGPQFLWGSPTLYTEHSTTSGWSSSSLGHPFTSSGQRQGFPYSSHRSSFLGSQPHHHIGSAPSGLHFDRHFNYFPESPDASLMSPVGFGNLNLSDRSFMMNRSSHASLGGSAGLSGNTAENGSPNFGVLSLPRHGSLLLGSSSYSGPGATNTEGLSRSRRPENSGNPIDSKKLYQLDLDKILSGEDTRTTLMIKNIPNKYTSKMLLAAIDENHRGAYDFLYLPIDFKNKCNVGYAFINMVSPSHIIPFYEAFNGKKWEKFNSEKVASLAYARIQGKAALVTHFQNSSLMNEDKRCRPILFHSEGQETNDQENFLSSNLNICIRQPDGSYSGDLLESPKGDWDEKIEKD